A stretch of Telopea speciosissima isolate NSW1024214 ecotype Mountain lineage chromosome 11, Tspe_v1, whole genome shotgun sequence DNA encodes these proteins:
- the LOC122646133 gene encoding methyltransferase N6AMT1-like: MLGVDMEPKIEANAVMPSLPSIRAKEEDQQNNRPVSYRMSTRSAQIRLVSSHPEVYEPCDDSFALVDALLADRNNLLEHRPTFCIELGCGSGYVITSLAIMLGQEGAGVSYFATDINPHAVRVTRETLEAHGVHAEVILTDIVSGLERRLVGMGDVIVVNPPYVPTPEDEVGRDGIASAWAGGENGRSVIDRILPIADKLLSERGWLYMLTLAANNPSQICRMMREKGYASRIIVQRSTEEESLHVIKFWRDTEIQVGTKEQITENRTPSEVMESLLSQIPRLAFWRSGSRDS; encoded by the exons ATGTTGGGAGTTGACATGGAACCCAAGATAGAAGCCAATGCCGTAATGCCGTCCTTGCCCTCCATTAGAGCAAAAGAAGAGGACCAACAGAACAATAGACCA GTCTCATACAGAATGTCTACTAGAAGTGCTCAAATCCGGCTTGTGAGCTCCCATCCTGAGGTTTATGAACCCTGTGATGATTCTTTTGCCTTGGTTGATGCATTACTAGCTGACAGAAATAACCTGTTAGAGCATAGGCCAACATTTTGCATAGAATTGGGTTGTGGTAGTGGTTATGTGATCACTTCACTAGCAATCATGCTAGGGCAGGAGGGTGCTGGTGTCAGTTACTTTGCAACTGATATTAACCCGCATGCAGTGAGAGTGACCAGGGAAACGTTGGAGGCCCATGGGGTCCACGCAGAGGTGATCTTGACGGATATTGTATCTGGGTTGGAGAGACGGTTGGTGGGTATGGGGGATGTGATAGTTGTGAACCCACCTTATGTACCAACACCAGAAGATGAAGTGGGTCGTGATGGGATTGCTTCTGCATGGGCAGGAGGTGAGAATGGGCGGAGTGTCATTGACAGGATCCTACCCATTGCAGATAAACTTTTGTCGGAAAGGGGTTGGTTGTACATGCTCACGCTAGCTGCTAACAACCCCTCTCAAATATGCCGTATGATGAGAGAGAAGGGCTATGCTTCCCGAATTATTGTCCAGAGATCCACTGAGGAAGAGAGCCTCCATGTTATTAAATTCTGGCGGGATACTGAAATTCAGGTGGGAACTAAGGAGCAAATCACAGAAAATAGAACTCCTTCAGAAGTAATGGAATCTCTACTGTCACAAATTCCTCGCTTGGCTTTCTGGAGGAGTGGCAGCCGCGACAGCTGA
- the LOC122645483 gene encoding histone H4 has protein sequence MSGRGKGGKGLGKGGAKRHRKVLRDNIQGITKPAIRRLARRGGVKRISGLIYEETRGVLKIFLENVIRDAVTYTEHARRKTVTAMDVVYALKRQGRTLYGFGG, from the coding sequence ATGTCTGGTCGTGGAAAGGGAGGTAAAGGTTTGGGCAAGGGAGGTGCCAAACGTCACCGTAAGGTACTAAGGGATAACATCCAGGGTATCACCAAGCCTGCGATTCGTCGTCTCGCCAGGCGTGGTGGTGTGAAGCGTATCAGTGGTCTTATCTATGAAGAAACTCGTGGGGTTCTGAAGATCTTCTTGGAGAATGTCATCCGTGATGCTGTGACCTACACAGAGCATGCTCGTCGTAAAACCGTTACTGCTATGGACGTGGTTTATGCTTTGAAGCGACAGGGCAGAACTCTCTATGGTTTCGGTGGTTAG
- the LOC122645253 gene encoding uncharacterized protein LOC122645253 has product MLQYYRSLYSSEKLDENTLQAISPSVDNITNDQLCRIPDIEEVKLSLFSMQPLKSPGPDGLPPAFFQNYWDLVGTDICKFVHDFFNQGKLPSSINNTMICLIPKVDQPDSAEQFRPISLCNVAVKANIFLAHETFHYIKHKKKGKKKFVAMKLDMRKAYDRLEWQFIERVPLRFGFSDKWVSTVMSCISRVSYELLINGAPRGFITPTRGIRQGDPLSLALFVLCSQALSAVLQQAELAGFIKGIKVRNRTSPLSHLLFADDSLIFSEVSIDGIHNLKACLDLYCQASGQQINLNKSSLIFSPNIAPKFKCWFSRILKIKYGECPKIYLGLPTEFGTFKLELYREINEKATTKMEGWKCNLLSHSGREIMLKSVVMSMNNFACSRFKMPASNHKKIRQAATQFYWGGTKEKKKICWHSQYEGHGPIYVADLIDQENRKWKTDFLNEFLHPIDKEAVLKIKLGLFPQDEYQVWGGTKNGSYTVKSAYHWLCNQAERRSNQSASSSRGAQQIPDSVWKQIWSSQAMPNIHNFLWRACADGLATGVGLAHRRITIEPMCPRCGEVEESADHILVDCNFARAVWFGSSLSFTPPFNDPKLFKVIENWVQISSTNKKRGKEVARLGSYICWNLWRARNDLIFSGKKWTPEQLDQKIKEELDSSFVIARGLSLCAVSEPTSFSSILEGEAIAIRSGLLQCIADGFDDIEVETDSKILADIVNNRNSQHPPIEVVNLVQDIKYLFTALSYIYADFYAEAIWAGHENPENSGHFTSNQVPFTCANDSPIQCKFIEGSSLPALGYLNSFGQDNNKNRAHVHGEGMLSFRF; this is encoded by the exons ATGCTACAGTACTACAGATCTCTATACTCATCTGAAAAGCTTGATGAAAATACCCTCCAAGCAATTTCCCCTTCAGTGGATAACATCACAAATGATCAGCTGTGCAGAATTCCTGATATTGAAGAAGTAAAGCTATCCCTATTTTCAATGCAGCCACTCAAGTCCCCTGGCCCTGACGGCCTACCACCAGCCTTCTTTCAAAACTACTGGGATCTGGTAGGCACAGACATCTGCAAATTCGTGCATGATTTTTTCAACCAAGGCAAACTCCCTTCCAGCATCAATAATACAATGATATGCCTAATTCCTAAAGTAGATCAGCCAGATTCCGCAGAACAGTTTAGGCCAATCAGCCTATGCAATGTAGCGGTGAAG GCTAACATCTTCTTAGCTCATGAAACATTTCACTATATCAAgcacaagaagaaaggaaagaaaaaatttgTTGCAATGAAGTTGGACATGAGGAAAGCATATGACCGATTAGAATGGCAGTTCATAGAGCGTGTCCCACTTCGTTTTGGTTTCAGTGACAAATGGGTATCCACGGTAATGTCTTGCATATCCAGAGTCTCTTATGAGCTTCTCATCAATGGTGCCCCTAGGGGGTTCATTACTCCAACCAGAGGGATTCGCCAGGGGGATCCTTTATCCCTAGCTCTCTTCGTTTTATGCTCTCAAGCACTGAGTGCTGTGCTACAGCAGGCTGAATTAGCAGGATTCATCAAAGGTATTAAGGTCCGAAATAGAACTTCCCCTCTCTCACACTTGTTATTTGCTGACGACAGCCTCATCTTCTCAGAAGTGTCTATTGATGGGATTCACAACTTAAAAGCTTGCCTGGACCTTTATTGTCAAGCCAGTGGACAACAAATTAATCTCAACAAATCTAGCCTGATATTCAGCCCCAACATAGCTCCCAAATTCAAATGTTGGTTCTCAAGGATTCTCAAAATCAAGTATGGAGAGTGCCCAAAAATATACCTCGGGCTCCCAACTGAATTTGGGACATTTAAACTTGAGCTCTACCGTGAGATAAATGAGAAAGCCACAACTAAAATGGAAGGATGGAAGTGCAATTTACTATCCCACTCTGGTAGAGAAATAATGCTGAAATCAGTGGTGATGTCAATGAATAACTTCGCCTGCTCTCGTTTCAAAATGCCGGCTTCAAATCATAAGAAGATTCGACAAGCAGCAACTCAATTTTATTGGGGAGGAactaaagagaaaaagaagatttgTTGG CATTCTCAATACGAAGGCCATGGACCTATCTATGTAGCTGATCTCATAGATCAAGAGAACCGAAAATGGAAGACTGATTTCTTAAATGAATTCCTCCACCCAATTGATAAAGAAGCTGTTCTAAAAATCAAGTTGGGGTTGTTTCCGCAGGATGAGTACCAAGTATGGGGGGGAACGAAGAATGGAAGCTATACAGTTAAATCAGCATATCACTGGCTATGCAATCAGGCTGAAAGACGCTCAAACCAATCAGCTTCATCATCCAGAGGTGCACAACAAATcccagattcagtttggaaaCAGATTTGGTCAAGTCAAGCAATGCCAAATATCCATAATTTTCTTTGGCGAGCTTGTGCGGATGGTCTGGCCACAGGAGTGGGGCTTGCTCACCGGCGAATCACTATAGAACCAATGTGTCCTAGATGTGGAGAAGTCGAAGAATCTGCAGACCATATCCTAGTGGATTGTAACTTTGCAAGAGCAGTATGGTTCGGCTCCTCTCTATCATTCACTCCCCCCTTTAATGATCCTAAATTATTTAAGGTGATAGAGAACTGGGTTCAGATATCTtctacaaacaaaaaaagaggaaaagaggttGCCAGGCTTGGCTCCTACATCTGTTGGAATTTGTGGCGAGCTCGAAACGATCTCATATTCAGTGGAAAGAAATGGACCCCAGAGCAG CTGGATCAAAAGATAAAGGAGGAGTTGGATTCATCATTCGTGATAGCAAGGGGACTATCTTTATGTGCGGTATCCGAACCAACATCCTTCTCCTCAATTCTCGAAGGGGAAGCCATAGCAATTCGATCTGGTCTCCTTCAGTGCATTGCAGATGGCTTTGATGACATAGAGGTGGAGACAGATAGCAAGATCTTAGCTGACATTGTTAACAACAGGAACTCTCAACATCCTCCCATTGAGGTGGTCAACCTTGTTCAGGATATCAAATACTTATTCACTGCTTTGAG TTACATATATGCTGATTTCTATGCGGAAGCTATATGGGCTGGTCATGAAAATCCAGAGAACAGTGGACACTTCACCAGCAACCAGGTTCCTTTCACATGTGCTAATGACTCCCCAATCCAATGTAAATTCATAGAAGGAAGTAGTCTCCCTGCTTTGGGTTACCTAAACTCATTTGGGCAGGATAATAACAAG AACCGGGCTCATGTTCATGGTGAGGGGATGTTGTCTTTCAGATTCTAA